The DNA region TCGGACGGGTAGTTTGGAATAAAGAAGTAACCGTAGCAGGATGGCATCAGACCTACCAGTACAGCAGGCGGCAGACCCATCGCCATACCCACAGGCAGCATCATACGACACACGGCAGCCTGAGAGTTCACCACGACGGACACCACAAACATTGCCAGGGCAAACGTCCATGGGTAGTTCTGCACCATGCCGACAATACTGGTTTCGAAGGTTGGCATTGCGTGACGGAAGTAGGTGTCACTCATCCAGGCAATACCAAAGATGGCCAGAGCTGCGACCATACCGGATTTGAATACCACACCTTCAGGCACCTTGGAGGTAGGTGTTTTAGTTACCAGCAGGATGATACCGCCGAAGGCCAGCATCATCATCTGGATGATCGTGGACATGCCAATGGTAGAGCCCTGAACGGTACGAACCGCAGGGAACATCGCCACGGCAACAATACAGGCCAGCGCCAGCAGGAACAGCATAACGGAGTTTCTGGCTGATGGAGGCAACTGTTCATCCAGAGAAGTTGCGGTGGTGGACAGAATCTTCTCACGCATGTCCGGATCCTGCATACGACGCTGGTATTCTTTGTCGTCTTCCAGCTCAACGCCACGGCGCATACTGTACAGGGACATCAGCATGGTACCCAGGAAGGTGGCAGGAATGGTGACGCCCAGAATGTGAAACAGGGTGATGCCGCTGGTCATTTCGCTCATGGAGGTCAGGTAGAATACCACGGCAGCAGACAGTGGACTGGCAGTGATACCCATCTGGGATGCAACAGAAGCCGCAGCCATTGGACGCTCAGGGCGAATTTTGTTCTTTAGGGCGACGTCTCCAATAATAGGCATGATGCTATAAACCGCATGACCGGTACCCAGCATCAGGGTCATGGTGTAAGTGACGATCGGAGCAATGATGGTGACACGTTCCGGGTGTCTGCGCAGAATGCGTTCTGCTACCTGTAGCATGTATTTGAGGCCGCCAGCCGCTTCCAGAATGGATGCACAGGTCACCACGGCCATGATAATCAGCATAACATCAACCGGTGGGGAACCGGGTGCCATCTTAAAGATGAACACCTTGACCATCAGGCCAATACCGGAGACAACGCCCAGGCCAATGCCGCCAAAGCGGCTGCCCAGATAGAGCATTAAAAGAAGAAAAATAAACTGCAGAATTAGCATGAGGGTCTTACTTAATGAATTAAAACGAGGGAAAATTAACAGGTTGATTTTTAATTATTTAGGATATTAAGCGGTCAGGTATTGATCGTGGTCAATGCCGCTCTAATAAATATAAATCGCAGTATGAATAGTAAACATACTGGTTATAAGTTGGTCATTTTCGAGTGTGCTTATCGTAAAGTGATCCTTGCCTCTGTCCTGAAGGCCATAAAATTTGCTAAGATAATCCGTTATTTCGCGAATCGACTGGGTTTCCTGATTTTCCGAACTGGCAGGTGACTGGTTTGCCTGATACTCCGGTCAGTCTTTTCAGGATGGTCGACATCACTCAACCTTGCATGAGGGCGGGGGTACTTCATGGCTGTAGTTGCCAAAAAGTCATCCATGATTTTTTTCTCGGATCCGGCTGACCATTACTGTCACCGGGTTCGCATTGTTCTGGCGGAAAAAGGCGTTGCGGTTGACATTCAGAATGTCAATCCTGAAAACCTGCCGC from Endozoicomonas sp. NE40 includes:
- a CDS encoding anaerobic C4-dicarboxylate transporter; translated protein: MLILQFIFLLLMLYLGSRFGGIGLGVVSGIGLMVKVFIFKMAPGSPPVDVMLIIMAVVTCASILEAAGGLKYMLQVAERILRRHPERVTIIAPIVTYTMTLMLGTGHAVYSIMPIIGDVALKNKIRPERPMAAASVASQMGITASPLSAAVVFYLTSMSEMTSGITLFHILGVTIPATFLGTMLMSLYSMRRGVELEDDKEYQRRMQDPDMREKILSTTATSLDEQLPPSARNSVMLFLLALACIVAVAMFPAVRTVQGSTIGMSTIIQMMMLAFGGIILLVTKTPTSKVPEGVVFKSGMVAALAIFGIAWMSDTYFRHAMPTFETSIVGMVQNYPWTFALAMFVVSVVVNSQAAVCRMMLPVGMAMGLPPAVLVGLMPSCYGYFFIPNYPSDIATCNFDASGTTRIGKFYFNHSFMVPGIISVGSACVIGYFIANAIF